The sequence CTTCACCAATCATCACAATATTACGCACTGCTTGCCCAGCAGGTGTAGCACTCCAAATCTTGCGCGTTAAGCGGCAAGCGTATTCCAGCTTATCCCCAACATTACTGTGAAAGTCGATGCGCGCCATGTGAACTTAAATAAATTACTTAGACTCGAGCAAATAATTCACCAGCAAAGGCACTGGACGACCTGTTGAACCTTTAGCTGCGCCACTCTTCCAAGCAGTCCCTGCAATATCTAAGTGGGCCCACTTGTACTTTTCAGTGAACCGCGACAAGAAGCAAGCCGCCGTAATGCTGCCGCCAGGCCGACCGCCAATATTGGCTACATCCGCAAAATTCGACTTTAATTGCTCGTGGTAAGCGGCATCTAAAGGGAGACGCCAAACAGTATCCAGTGAAGCATTACCCGCTTTAGTTAAAGCGGACACCAAGTCTTCATCCTCCGAGAATAAGCCGCTGTGTACATGCCCTAAAGCAATCACACAAGCACCAGTCAGAGTGGCAATATCAATAACCGCTTTAGGTTTAAAGCGCTCAACGTAAGTTAGGGCATCACAGAGTATTAAACGCCCTTCTGCATCCGTATTGAGAATCTCAATTGTTTGACCAGACATGCTTTTCACAATATCGCCCGGTCTAGTCGCTCGACCCGATGGCATGTTCTCGCAACTTGGAATAACGCCAATCACATTCTTTTTGAGCTTCATCAAACCCGCTGCATACAGAGTCCCAATCACTGAAGCAGCACCACACATGTCGTACTTCATTTCATCCATGGCTTCGCCCGGCTTCAATGAGATACCACCGGTGTCAAAGGTAATCCCCTTGCCCACCAACACAATGGGTGCTTCACCAGCTTTACCCCCCTGATGACGCATCACAATAAATTGCGGAGGGGTCTCAGAGCCTTGAGTTACCGATAGAAACGAACCCATACCTAGGGCTTCTATCTGCTTGCGTCCCAGTACATCTACTTTAAGACCAGCCTTTTTGCTCAAGCCTTGAGCAGTCTTGGCTAAATAGGTCGGGGTACACACATTGGGAGGAAGATTGCCTAGGTCTTTTGCGAGATGCATGCCTTCAGTCATCGCAATACCTTGCTCAACAGCAGCCTTCAATGGTTTTGCGCAAGCATTGTTGCCCGCGAATACTAGATGCTTAAAAGAATCTGCTTTATCTTTTGCCTTGTGCTTCATAGTAGGTTGACGAACCCCAAAACGATAGGCCTGATCACCTGCATACTGAATACATAAGCGTACTTCTTCAGCAAGCAATTCTGCATGATGAGTAAAGCTGGGTACAAACCATAGAGCACTTTGAATCGACCCGCCGCTGAGTGCTTTTAATCCCGCACGCGCCACCTTTGAAAAGCTCACTAAATTGCGCTCACCTGCGACATGGCTATCACCCAAACCAATCAAGAGAACACGTTTAGCCTTCACTCCATTTGCCACCCAAGTCTTATCCGCACGCAATAGGCAAACTGACGATTGCTTCACATCAAGATCGCCAAGAGAAAGGGCATGCCCGACAGCACCACTAAGGAACTGATCAAGCTCAACGAGAAGCCCAGCCTTATGCTTTGCATTCTTAGTGCCGCTGAGTGCGTCAAAATCCGCCTTGGAAAAGGCCAACACCAAACAATCGGAACTATGGGCTAACAAGCCTTTCAGGCCAGATTTGAGGAGTTTTGGACTCTGGAGGTCGGCTTGAGGGAAAATCTTGGTACTAAATTGAATGGTCATAATCTATTGCAGTGTTTTGGTCGATTCAAAGGGGTATAAATTCAGGAAATGGCTCTTTTATCCATTATCCTCCGACAGTAGAGCTTCTTCTTTTATCTACACCAATATAAGCCATTTAAGCCCCACTCCCAAATTCCCAGAGCCATCTACCAAAGCATGATTTTCCACCAAGCCCTCCGCCGCGAACTCAGTTTTACGACTGGTGGGGTATTTTTGGTCTTGGTCACCATTATGGTGACCACCCTAGTGATCCGAATTTTGGGCTATGCAGCTAACGGCACAGTCAACCCTGAAGATGCGCTGGTATTAATAGCGCTGGCTACTTTGGGTTACCTTGCGGTATTGCTGACGGTGTCGCTGTTTGTAGCAGTCTTAATTGTTCTTGTTCGTTGGTACAAAGACTCTGAAATGATCGTCTGGTTTGCCAGCGGTCTGAGCATTACGAATCTCATTCGTCCTATTTTGCAATTTGCTACTCCTCTTCTCATCATCATTGCATTGTTGGCCTTGTTTGTATGGCCTTGGGCAAATCGAGAATCAACCCTGATTAGCCAACGCTTCCAACAACGTGATGACGTCTCAATGGTGAGCGCTGGTCAATTCAAAGAATCCGCCAAAGCAGAACGGGTGTTCTTTATTGAGGAACTCGATATTGATAAAAACGAAGTAAAAAATATCTTCGTTGCCGACTCAAAAAATGGGCGCCTAAGCGTAGCCGTTGCCGCAACTGGCTTTGTGCAAAACTCTCAGGGTGGCGAAAAATCCATCGTTCTACACCATGGCCGCCGCTATGAAGGCCAGCCTACCCAGCCCGATTTCAGAATTCTAGAATTTGATGAATACAGCACAAAGATTCGGAGTAAGGAGGCTTTGGCTCCAGCCCCACGGGATCGAGAAAAAACTATCTCAGAGCTCTTAAATGACACTAGCCCAGATATGCTCAATCCAAACCGCGCCGAACTTTTATGGCGCATTGGTCTTCCGCTCATGGCGCTTGGCCTTGTTCTGATTGCGATTCCCTTAGCCTACGTGAATCCGAGATTGGGTAACTACACTGCGATGTTCTATGCAGTCTTAATTTATTTAATTTATAGCAATCTACTCAATCTCACGCAGAACTTTGTTGCAAAAGGCAAGTTGAGTATGTTGATTGGCATTTGGCCAATCCATCTACTTGCACTACTCATTGCGCTATTCCTAATCCGCAATCGTATTAACCCATCCCTCAAATGGTGGCAGCGACAACTACCCGCAAGGCTTGGTCGCAAATGAAATTGCTCTTTCCATTCATCTACGAGCGTTACTTAGCCAAGCAAATTTATGCGGCATTTGGTTTTATTCTGTTTGCGCTAGTTGCCTTGTTTTTGTTCTTTGATATTTTGAGCGAGCTGGGCTCAGTACAAGGCGGATATACGCTTCCTTTAGCACTGTTGCACGTGCTTTTGAAAGCACCGAGTCGGATCTCTGAAATTATTCCGATTGCTGGATTGATTGGGAGCATCTATGTGTTTGCCATGCTGGCAAGTCAATCTGAGTTCACAATTCTGCGCATTGCAGGATTAGACGTCAAGCGTGGCCTGATTACTCTTGCCAAGATTTCTCTGCCACTGATTGTCCTCACACTTGTCATGAGTGAGTGGGTTGGACCATTTACCGAAGCAAAATCCGAGCAAATTCGAATGAAGGCTCTAGGGTCTACTTATTCATCTCAATTTAGAACCGGCGTCTGGGTGAAAGATCGTCTGCGCGACGAAGATGGCAGCGGTCCAGTACGCCCCGGAGTGCGGTATGTAAACGTGGGCACCGTAGATAAAGATAATGAGATCCACAATATACGGATGTATGAGTTTGATGACACCTACCATCTTCTCTCCATTCGTAGCGCAGTATCAGGTCAGTTCGATGAAACAGGCATCTGGGTACTCAATGATGTTACTGAAACGCGCTTCAAAGAAACCAAACAAACAGATCCCTTGAATCCAGTCTTTTCTGCGCAAACATTTACACACCCCATTCTGACTTTGGAATCTGAAGTCACGCCGCGAATTTTGAACGTGTTACTGATTAGTCCAGAAAAAATGTCTATCGTGAGTTTGGGTCGATTCATTTCTCATTTACGGGAGAATAAACAAGATGCCCAACGTCACTCCATCGCTTTTTGGAAAAAAGTGGTTTACCCCTTTACGATTTTTGTAATGCTTGCTTTAGCCCTGCCTTTTGCCTACTTAAAAGTACGTGCCGGAAGTGTGGGTATCAAAGTATTTGGTGGAATCATGCTGGGGATGAGTTTTCAACTCTTTAACTCACTGTTCTCAAATGTAGGTTTAC comes from Polynucleobacter sp. MWH-Svant-W18 and encodes:
- a CDS encoding leucyl aminopeptidase; the encoded protein is MQFSTKIFPQADLQSPKLLKSGLKGLLAHSSDCLVLAFSKADFDALSGTKNAKHKAGLLVELDQFLSGAVGHALSLGDLDVKQSSVCLLRADKTWVANGVKAKRVLLIGLGDSHVAGERNLVSFSKVARAGLKALSGGSIQSALWFVPSFTHHAELLAEEVRLCIQYAGDQAYRFGVRQPTMKHKAKDKADSFKHLVFAGNNACAKPLKAAVEQGIAMTEGMHLAKDLGNLPPNVCTPTYLAKTAQGLSKKAGLKVDVLGRKQIEALGMGSFLSVTQGSETPPQFIVMRHQGGKAGEAPIVLVGKGITFDTGGISLKPGEAMDEMKYDMCGAASVIGTLYAAGLMKLKKNVIGVIPSCENMPSGRATRPGDIVKSMSGQTIEILNTDAEGRLILCDALTYVERFKPKAVIDIATLTGACVIALGHVHSGLFSEDEDLVSALTKAGNASLDTVWRLPLDAAYHEQLKSNFADVANIGGRPGGSITAACFLSRFTEKYKWAHLDIAGTAWKSGAAKGSTGRPVPLLVNYLLESK
- the lptG gene encoding LPS export ABC transporter permease LptG is translated as MKLLFPFIYERYLAKQIYAAFGFILFALVALFLFFDILSELGSVQGGYTLPLALLHVLLKAPSRISEIIPIAGLIGSIYVFAMLASQSEFTILRIAGLDVKRGLITLAKISLPLIVLTLVMSEWVGPFTEAKSEQIRMKALGSTYSSQFRTGVWVKDRLRDEDGSGPVRPGVRYVNVGTVDKDNEIHNIRMYEFDDTYHLLSIRSAVSGQFDETGIWVLNDVTETRFKETKQTDPLNPVFSAQTFTHPILTLESEVTPRILNVLLISPEKMSIVSLGRFISHLRENKQDAQRHSIAFWKKVVYPFTIFVMLALALPFAYLKVRAGSVGIKVFGGIMLGMSFQLFNSLFSNVGLLGSWPAFMTALIPPLLYFLLALVGLRWVSKA
- the lptF gene encoding LPS export ABC transporter permease LptF, encoding MIFHQALRRELSFTTGGVFLVLVTIMVTTLVIRILGYAANGTVNPEDALVLIALATLGYLAVLLTVSLFVAVLIVLVRWYKDSEMIVWFASGLSITNLIRPILQFATPLLIIIALLALFVWPWANRESTLISQRFQQRDDVSMVSAGQFKESAKAERVFFIEELDIDKNEVKNIFVADSKNGRLSVAVAATGFVQNSQGGEKSIVLHHGRRYEGQPTQPDFRILEFDEYSTKIRSKEALAPAPRDREKTISELLNDTSPDMLNPNRAELLWRIGLPLMALGLVLIAIPLAYVNPRLGNYTAMFYAVLIYLIYSNLLNLTQNFVAKGKLSMLIGIWPIHLLALLIALFLIRNRINPSLKWWQRQLPARLGRK